The following coding sequences are from one Dreissena polymorpha isolate Duluth1 chromosome 8, UMN_Dpol_1.0, whole genome shotgun sequence window:
- the LOC127842011 gene encoding 2-aminoethanethiol dioxygenase-like isoform X2: MPKVLPVLLWLTVMTVSVFILRKGSRLPLHDHPGMYGFLKVIHGSVTIDTYSPLDQSHFNMPVASLQNLHQRFGRKIPAFPTRFENTRTFSAKDDCAILTPEGRNIHEIYAESGTAAFLDILAPPYCTERFSQDGFRPCTYYKEVEASVSNPSVRYIMPIPPPPEYWCDEIPYMGPAV; encoded by the exons ATGCCAAAAGTCCTACCTGTTCTCTTGTGGTTGACA GTGATGACAGTTTCTGTGTTCATCTTACGCAAAGGTAGTCGTCTACCGCTGCATGATCACCCTGGCATGTATGGATTTCTGAAAGTCATCCATGGCAGTGTCACAATCGACACATACAGTCCCCTTGACCAGTCACACTTTAACATGCCGGTTGCTTCACTGCAGAACCTTCATCAGCGGTTTGGTCGAAAGATTCCAGCTTTCCCTACGAGATTTGAAAACACGCGAACATTTTCAGCAAAAGATGACTGTGCGATTCTGACACCAGAAGGCAGAAATATACACGAGATATATGCCGAATCTGGTACAGCTGCGTTCTTGGACATTTTGGCCCCTCCATATTGCACAGAACGGTTTTCACAAGATGGTTTTCGCCCCTGTACGTACTATAAAGAAGTTGAAGCCTCGGTGAGTAATCCAAGTGTACGCTATATAATGCCTATACCGCCACCCCCAGAATACTGGTGTGATGAAATACCTTATATGGGTCCTGCTGTGTAA
- the LOC127842011 gene encoding 2-aminoethanethiol dioxygenase-like isoform X1 — MATCFQKAIEHAFKLFTRKIALPVPIPTEDLLELGSLFNQITKEELNLSPDILHERVPGPKDPPVTYMKIIDNNVMTVSVFILRKGSRLPLHDHPGMYGFLKVIHGSVTIDTYSPLDQSHFNMPVASLQNLHQRFGRKIPAFPTRFENTRTFSAKDDCAILTPEGRNIHEIYAESGTAAFLDILAPPYCTERFSQDGFRPCTYYKEVEASVSNPSVRYIMPIPPPPEYWCDEIPYMGPAV, encoded by the exons ATGGCGACTTGCTTTCAAAAGGCTATAGAACATGCTTTTAAACTGTTCACTCGGAAAATTGCGCTTCCCGTACCAATACCTACCGAAGACTTGTTAGAATTGGGGTCACTTTTTAATCAAATAACAAAAGAAGAGTTAAATTTGAGCCCAGATATTCTACACGAACGCGTACCAGGGCCCAAAGATCCGCCGGTGACTTACATGAAGATAATCgataataat GTGATGACAGTTTCTGTGTTCATCTTACGCAAAGGTAGTCGTCTACCGCTGCATGATCACCCTGGCATGTATGGATTTCTGAAAGTCATCCATGGCAGTGTCACAATCGACACATACAGTCCCCTTGACCAGTCACACTTTAACATGCCGGTTGCTTCACTGCAGAACCTTCATCAGCGGTTTGGTCGAAAGATTCCAGCTTTCCCTACGAGATTTGAAAACACGCGAACATTTTCAGCAAAAGATGACTGTGCGATTCTGACACCAGAAGGCAGAAATATACACGAGATATATGCCGAATCTGGTACAGCTGCGTTCTTGGACATTTTGGCCCCTCCATATTGCACAGAACGGTTTTCACAAGATGGTTTTCGCCCCTGTACGTACTATAAAGAAGTTGAAGCCTCGGTGAGTAATCCAAGTGTACGCTATATAATGCCTATACCGCCACCCCCAGAATACTGGTGTGATGAAATACCTTATATGGGTCCTGCTGTGTAA